The following nucleotide sequence is from Gammaproteobacteria bacterium.
TGGGGTTTGGAACTTGGTTATACCAGTCAACCTAATGTTGAATACAATTATGTGTCACGTTGGAGTGAAACAAATCCTCACGGAACATTAAAAAGCTCTTCGGTGGAAGCGCTCGGCAAGTTTACTGTCCCTATGTATAAAAAGTTAAGTTTAATTACTAAGCTCGGAGTCTCTTATAATAGAGAAGATGATGGTGTAATTAATGAATACTCTGATAGTCCCCTCCCTGCTGGTGCACCCGGTTTCTCCACAAAAGTGGATGAAAAGAGGTACGTCAGAAAAACTATCGCGCCTGCTGCGGGTTTAGGGTTAAGCTATTCATTAACTAAAAATTGTAGTGCTGAGATTAGTTATCTTAATAATCATGTTGGTTCAACTTCGGGCAATTATCTTCTCGGCTTCACTTATAAATTTAGATAGATCTTTAAAAGGTGAGTTTATTGATTGTTGATGCTTACCAGTGAATGTAATATTACTACTAGCAGGTTGTCAGAATAAAATGCCAATGATTGGCAACTTGCCCTACAAAGCAAGCCCACTCAAATTAGATCACACATGGAGCTAGCCAATAATGCCAAGAGGAAAGCAACTTAATGTCACAACTCCAAAATGGCGCAAAGCCATCGGAAGTTATCAGGAAAAAGAATTTAAAAAAATAAACGAATCAATAAATATAATAACCGACCCATCTTCCTCTAGAGCAGGAAATGTGAAAGAAACATATCCTGAACTATACAGGCAATTCAACCAAGGCGAATGTCAATTTTATAGAAATGGATTAATAATAACTCAGATTAAACCTGGCCTGCTTACTACATTTTTAATTTTTAGCATACTAACAAGAATGGCGCTAGCTGATGGAAATGTTGTAGAGATACAACAAGTACAAAACTCTGATTTAAGAAGTGATAAATTAGATTATCATACTCCACCCTCTTATGCTTATACACCGGATGGAATGTGGCCGAAGCAGCAATCTAGTTTTACATTTTATCACTCAGCCAGTGACCCTCTAATGAAACCATATTTAGAAGATCCTGAATTACTTAAACTAGTTGAACAAGCTACTATCGTATACACACCAATTGACTATGCAAATTTTAAAATATCAGAAGGAGATTATGTAAAAGTCTGTAATGATATGATAAAAATGATTCGAATTAACCTGGCTTATGTTTTAAATACACAGCTTTTAAAACAGTTACTCAAGGAACACGGCATCAAAATAACTATAGTACACCCTTTTTTTATAGGTTATAACCAGGGTGTTTATGATTACCACACAAACACGATTCTAATAGCTTGGGATCAGTATTTCTCTAATTCAGAAATTAGAAATGTCTTGAAAAATGAAATTCATCACATGGCGGTCTGCATAAGAAATGGCGGTAGAACAGAAACATGTATAACGCCTCCCACATTTAAAAAACTAAACAAAATTATTGCACGAGGTAATAAAAAAATTAATGAGTATGCTGAGCTGTTTCGTTTAGGTCATCAATTAAAAGATTTAGAAGCAATAATCGATCAGTATGAACCCATGCTCTTTCAACTACCTGTAACAGTTTACGACTATAACATGCTAATGGAAACAACAAGCGCTAAAATCCTCGAAGACGGACGCATATTCGTTCCTAAAGGGGAAGCACCCATGGCCGGAGAAGGACATTATGATAAAA
It contains:
- a CDS encoding porin family protein; translated protein: MKKQLLGLTTLLLFTYSQSNWAAYSKNQINNDSGVYIGAQIGDSINHRDSFRGTKDKGGVSRFFGGVDFNKYWGLELGYTSQPNVEYNYVSRWSETNPHGTLKSSSVEALGKFTVPMYKKLSLITKLGVSYNREDDGVINEYSDSPLPAGAPGFSTKVDEKRYVRKTIAPAAGLGLSYSLTKNCSAEISYLNNHVGSTSGNYLLGFTYKFR